CGCCCTCCCGTGGAGCATCGTCGTCTCGCTCGAGGGTCCCGCGAGGCGACTGGTCCACGAAGACGTCCACGCCCACCTCCGCCCCTGTGGGGGCCGCGGCGGGGCCGGTCGGCGAGTGGCCGTCCGAGGTGGCGTCGTCGTCAGCTGGGATACGTGGCACGCGGTCATGCTAGGGGCGCGGAGAGGCGCGCCGACAGTGTCAGCGCGGAAGCAGCGGGGCACCGGCCGGGCAGTGGCCGACCTGCCCTGGCCGGTGGCGACCGCGGGCGCCGGGCGAGGTGGCAGGCTGGTGGGCGTGACCTCTCCCCTGGAACCCGCGCCGACGAGCCCTTCCACCTCCTCCGGAACAGGCCGCCTGGTGCTCGCCGCGACGCCCATCGGGGATGTCGAGGACGCCTCCCTGCGCCTGCGCAGGCTGCTCGCCGAGGCGGACGTGGTCGCCGCGGAGGACACCCGACGGCTGCGGGCGCTCGCCGCGCGGATGGGGGTGGTGATCGGCGGTCGGGTCATCAGCTACCACGAGCACAACGAGTCGGAGCGGGCCGGCGACCTGCTCGAGGTGGTCGCGGGCGGCGGCACCGTGCTGGTGGTCACCGACGCGGGCATGCCCGCGGTCTCGGACCCCGGCTTCCGGGTCGTCGAGGCGGCGGTCGAGGCCGGCCTGCCGGTGACGGCCGCGCCTGGCCCGAGCGCGGTGCTGACCGCGCTGGCCCTGTCCGGGCTGCCGACAGACCGGTTCTGCTTCGAGGGCTTCCCGCCCCGCAAGCCGGGCGAGCGCGCACGGGCCTTGGCCGAGCTGGCCACGGAGCGGCGCACGCTCGTCTTCTTCGAGGCGCCCCACCGGCTGGCCGACACGCTGGCGGCCATGGCGGAGGCGTTCGGCGCCCAACGGCCGGCCGCGGTGTGCCGCGAGCTGACCAAGACCTACGAGGAGGTCCGCCGCGGGCCGCTCGGCGAGCTC
The sequence above is a segment of the Cellulomonas chengniuliangii genome. Coding sequences within it:
- the rsmI gene encoding 16S rRNA (cytidine(1402)-2'-O)-methyltransferase, whose product is MTSPLEPAPTSPSTSSGTGRLVLAATPIGDVEDASLRLRRLLAEADVVAAEDTRRLRALAARMGVVIGGRVISYHEHNESERAGDLLEVVAGGGTVLVVTDAGMPAVSDPGFRVVEAAVEAGLPVTAAPGPSAVLTALALSGLPTDRFCFEGFPPRKPGERARALAELATERRTLVFFEAPHRLADTLAAMAEAFGAQRPAAVCRELTKTYEEVRRGPLGELLAWAQAGEVRGEIAVVVGGDVDRAPVSTADLVAEVLARADSGERLKDAVSEVAEAAQVPKRDLYAAALAARKR